DNA sequence from the Leptospira limi genome:
TTGTTACTTTGTATCCAAAAGTTCCGATTCTTGGAATTTGTCTCGGCCACCAAACGATTGCGGAAACCTTTGGGGCAAAATTAGAACAAACCAAAGAAATTTACCATGGAAGACCTTCTCCCATTGAACACAGTGGAGAGGGGATTTTTAAAAACATCCCAAACCATTTTTTGGCTAACCGTTACCATTCATGGGCGGTTTCAAAACTGAATTTTCCAAGCGAATTGGAAGTGACAGCAGAAACGAAAGATGGTGTGATCATGGGGATTCGTCACAGAAAATGGAAAAAGGTCTTCGGGGTACAGTTCCATCCTGAATCCATCCTCACTGAATATGGGGAAACCGTTCTTCGTAACTTCTATGAGGAAGTTCATTCATGAAATATTTTTTTAGATTATTGAGTTATAGCGTTCATTATAAACAAAGATTTGTTTTGGGACTTGTATTTGCTCTCTTAACAGCTGTACTCAATGGAATTTCGTTAACTGCACTCATTCCTCTTTTTGATTCACTTGGTAGTGACAAAAACAATCGTTTTCATTTGGATTTAACTTTACCTGAAAAAACTATTTTAGTTCAGGAAGTTTTACTAGGTGAAGATAGTTTAGATGGATTGGAAAGAATCAAACGATTGATCCTCTCTGCCAAACTCCAAATCAATGCTTATACAGAAAACATGGAACCCAAGGAAGTAGTTTGGGCAGTTTGTATTGCAGTGTTTCCATTGTATCTTTTGAAATTGGGAACCTATTTATTATCTGTTTATTGTATAGCTACAGCTGGTTACAAAGCGGTTCGAGATATACGGCAAGAGTTATTCCAAAAGGTACAAAAATTACCTCTCACGTATTTTTACAAAGAAAAAACTGGGCTTATCATGAGCCGTGTGATCAATGATGCAGAAATTGTGGCAGCCGTTATATCAAGTAACTTACGTGATGCGGTAATCAATTTCTTTTATGTGTTAACACACTTAATCATTCTTATTTATCTGAATTCTGATCTTTTGATTCTCGCTTGTTTGACAGTTCCTGTTGTGATATTACCAGTTACATTGTTTACTAGAAAAATTTCTTCATCAACAGCTAGGTTCCAAGAGAAGATAGCAGATCTCAATGGGCATATCCAAGAGTTTATATCTGGAATCAAAGTCATCCGTACCTTTCGACAAGAAAAACAAGACCTTAAAAAGTTTGATAATATTAATTTTAAAGTTTATAGAAGGACATTTAAAGGCCAATTTTATCTCCAAATGGCACCAAGTCTTGTTGAACTCACTTCTTCGATTGTGGTTCTAGGATACTTTGCGTTAGGTGCCAAATTTATCTATTCTGGCAAATTCACACAAGGTGAGTTTATGGCCTTTCTTCTAACATTATTATTTTTAATGAGACCACTCACTCAACTTTCGCAAATGGTAGGAAAAATCACTCAAGCCAATTCTGCTGGAAAACGAATTTTTGAAAT
Encoded proteins:
- a CDS encoding anthranilate synthase component II, with the translated sequence MFLLIDNYDSFTYILFQYLTKIAPTSVMRNDENLPLDTLQKYQAVVLSPGPGLPKTSGKLMSHFVTLYPKVPILGICLGHQTIAETFGAKLEQTKEIYHGRPSPIEHSGEGIFKNIPNHFLANRYHSWAVSKLNFPSELEVTAETKDGVIMGIRHRKWKKVFGVQFHPESILTEYGETVLRNFYEEVHS
- a CDS encoding ABC transporter ATP-binding protein, coding for MKYFFRLLSYSVHYKQRFVLGLVFALLTAVLNGISLTALIPLFDSLGSDKNNRFHLDLTLPEKTILVQEVLLGEDSLDGLERIKRLILSAKLQINAYTENMEPKEVVWAVCIAVFPLYLLKLGTYLLSVYCIATAGYKAVRDIRQELFQKVQKLPLTYFYKEKTGLIMSRVINDAEIVAAVISSNLRDAVINFFYVLTHLIILIYLNSDLLILACLTVPVVILPVTLFTRKISSSTARFQEKIADLNGHIQEFISGIKVIRTFRQEKQDLKKFDNINFKVYRRTFKGQFYLQMAPSLVELTSSIVVLGYFALGAKFIYSGKFTQGEFMAFLLTLLFLMRPLTQLSQMVGKITQANSAGKRIFEIIDRDPEVIEHGDETVLEKIKDGIKFENIHFSYPGTNQEVLKGINLDIKLGETYAFVGTSGSGKSTMMDLVPRFFDPTAGQIKIDGIDIKQYSLKSLRKKIGIVTQEIFLFHGTIAENIAYGTGAATRKEVVRAARLANAHDFITKMENGYDTVIGVRGLDLSGGQRQRLVIARALLRNAEIMILDEATSALDAESERLVSRALERLFQNRTTFIIAHRLSTVRRIKNIVVIEEGEIKEQGDHDSLLEQNGIYKKLYDSQFADAEIQI